The following are encoded in a window of Cucurbita pepo subsp. pepo cultivar mu-cu-16 chromosome LG12, ASM280686v2, whole genome shotgun sequence genomic DNA:
- the LOC111807659 gene encoding uncharacterized protein LOC111807659 isoform X5, which produces MRSMREALRPLMKALISDELLKHSEEDVKVTVTSCITEITRITAPDAPYDDDKMKVIFQLTLEAFRKLSNVSGRGYTKALSIIDAVAKVRSCLMMLDLECEGLILEMFQNFMKLIRSNHPPAVFSAMETIMTNVLEESEEISSDLLRPILASVRKENKEAASISWKLGEKVMSNCATKLQPYLMGAVQSLGASLDDYAPIVISICQNGTDSVGAGNHSENAKNEEKGMNSNEATLVAQTHMPNASIEENPRTDAASESLISNGTGAARNGNILKASSRKSQKRSEQSKTTETKIPDSVESTKAEDTLDLVPKKRGRKPNSLMNPDEGYDHYWIGKGRERFRLSNCKKSNDQETKFSPVSLRVDKTSLPTEINENMKKMEEVARARSTKSKVVKSKQDKTTEFSPVSPRQEKPSSPTEVEKESSAHAEEKRIRPEDEVVNENTKKMVEKSQGRSKKSKVGKPKKDTALIDPGYVVSEENVSVPSDYEEKRSVHLVMKLRVKNTNGDESVVQNDVIVKSKDTNMDKNIHNPSTCEAKDSRSARLEGDDYSEETSHEKATRKRAIVEKEVMDISSAKEELVGRRIKVWWPLDRKFYEGVVHSFDPVKKRHKVSYDDGDEEILNLKTQRYELIGAEALLLGLIQDEEMDVPKSEASSDIRLRKRKRKRKNKSESDKEEINGSSTRRGRASAKRKSEAKSSTLSKKAANSSMLDDGGSINNSTKGNDKNLVNLIKNSRLRITLKSKPNGGRD; this is translated from the exons ATGCGATCGATGCGAGAGGCGCTCCGGCCATTAATGAAGGCGTTAATTTCCGATGAGCTTTTGAAGCATTCAGAAGAGGATGTGAAGGTTACAGTAACATCCTGCATTACTGAGATTACGAGAATAACAGCGCCAGATGCTccttatgatgatgataaaatGAAG GTGATTTTTCAGTTGACTTTAGAAGCATTTAGAAAGTTGTCAAATGTATCAGGTCGTGGTTATACGAAGGCGTTATCGATTATCGATGCTGTTGCTAAGGTCCGTTCATGCTTGATGATGCTGGATCTGGAATGTGAGGGTTTGATTCTTGAGATGTTCCAGAATTTCATGAAACTCATTAG GTCCAACCATCCACCTGCTGTTTTTTCAGCCATGGAAACCATTATGACAAATGTGTTAgaagaaagtgaagaaatcTCCTCAGATCTTCTCAGGCCTATTTTAGCTAGTGtcagaaaggaaaataaa GAAGCCGCTTCGATTTCATGGAAATTGGGCGAAAAGGTTATGTCGAACTGTGCTACTAAGCTCCAGCCCTATCTTATGGGTGCAGTTCAGTCTCTTGGTGCTTCTTTGGATGACTACGCCCCGATTGTTATTTCGATATGCCAAAACGGAACTGATAGCGTTGGTGCTGGGAATCATTCG GAAAATGCAAAGAACGAGGAGAAGGGGATGAATTCAAACGAGGCAACGCTG GTGGCGCAGACGCATATGCCAAATGCAAGTATTGAAGAGAATCCTCGAACTGATGCTGCTTCAGAATCATTGATATCCAATGGTACAGGTGCAGCCAGGAATGGCAACATACTGAAGGCATCGTCGAGAAAATCACAAAAACGTAGTGAACAGTCAAAAACGACAGAAACCAAAATACCTGACAGTGTAGAGTCTACGAAGGCAGAGGACACGTTAGACCTTGTACCGAAGAAACGAGGCAGGAAACCCAACTCGTTAATGAATCCAGATGAAGGCTATGATCATTATTGGATTGGAAAAGGACGGGAACGGTTCAGGCTATCCAATTGCAAAAAGTCCAATGACCAAGAAACTAAATTTTCTCCTGTAAGCCTAAGAGTGGACAAGACTTCTTTGCCAACAGAGATAAATGAGAACATGAAAAAGATGGAAGAAGTAGCTCGAGCTCGGTCAACGAAATCAAAAGTTGTTAAGTCTAAGCAGGATAAAACAACTGAATTTTCTCCTGTAAGCCCAAGACAAGAAAAGCCTTCTTCGCCAACCGAGGTAGAGAAGGAGTCTTCTGCACATGCTGAAGAGAAACGTATACGACCTGAAGATGAAGTGGTAAATGAGAATACGAAGAAGATGGTAGAAAAATCTCAGGGAAGGTCAAAGAAATCTAAAGTTGGTAAGCCTAAGAAGGATACAGCACTCATTGATCCCGGATACGTTGTTTCAGAAGAGAACGTTTCTGTTCCCTCTGATTACGAAGAAAAACGGTCAGTGCACTTGGTTATGAAGCTGAGAGTGAAGAACACCAACGGGGACGAGTCGGTAGTCCAAAACGACGTTATAGTGAAATCTAAAGATACTAATATGGATAAGAATATTCATAATCCATCAACCTGTGAg GCAAAGGATTCCAGATCGGCCAGGTTAGAGGGTGACGATTACTCGGAAGAAACCTCCCACGAAAAAGCTACAAGGAAGCGTGCCATTGTGGAAAAAGAG GTAATGGACATATCAAGTGCTAAAGAGGAACTGGTTGGTAGGAGAATAAAGGTTTGGTGGCCCCTGGACAGGAA gTTTTATGAAGGTGTTGTTCATAGCTTTGACCCAGTGAAGAAAAGGCACAAG gtGTCATACGACGATGGCgatgaagaaatattaaaCCTCAAAACGCAACGATATGAGCTAATTGGTGCCGAGGCTCTGCTACTTGGA CTGATACAGGATGAGGAGATGGATGTCCCAAAATCCGAAGCTTCATCTGATAT tAGACTGcgaaagaggaaaaggaaaaggaaaaacaagtCAGAATCAGACAAGGAGGAAATAAACGGTTCTTCAACCAGAAG GGGTAGAGCTTCAGCCAAGAGGAAATCGGAAGCTAAATCATCGACGTTGAGCAAGAAAGCTGCCAACAGTTCCATGCTCGACGATGGAGGGAGCATCAATAATAGTACAAAAGGAAATGATAAAAACCTCGTAAACTTGATAAAAAACAGTAGACTAAGGATTACCTTAAAGTCCAAGCCGAATGGTGGCCGGGATTAA
- the LOC111807659 gene encoding uncharacterized protein LOC111807659 isoform X6 has product MMLDLECEGLILEMFQNFMKLIRSNHPPAVFSAMETIMTNVLEESEEISSDLLRPILASVRKENKEAASISWKLGEKVMSNCATKLQPYLMGAVQSLGASLDDYAPIVISICQNGTDSVGAGNHSENAKNEEKGMNSNEATLVAQTHMPNASIEENPRTDAASESLISNGTGAARNGNILKASSRKSQKRSEQSKTTETKIPDSVESTKAEDTLDLVPKKRGRKPNSLMNPDEGYDHYWIGKGRERFRLSNCKKSNDQETKFSPVSLRVDKTSLPTEINENMKKMEEVARARSTKSKVVKSKQDKTTEFSPVSPRQEKPSSPTEVEKESSAHAEEKRIRPEDEVVNENTKKMVEKSQGRSKKSKVGKPKKDTALIDPGYVVSEENVSVPSDYEEKRSVHLVMKLRVKNTNGDESVVQNDVIVKSKDTNMDKNIHNPSTCEAKDSRSARLEGDDYSEETSHEKATRKRAIVEKEVMDISSAKEELVGRRIKVWWPLDRKFYEGVVHSFDPVKKRHKVSYDDGDEEILNLKTQRYELIGAEALLLGLIQDEEMDVPKSEASSDIRLRKRKRKRKNKSESDKEEINGSSTRRGRASAKRKSEAKSSTLSKKAANSSMLDDGGSINNSTKGNDKNLVNLIKNSRLRITLKSKPNGGRD; this is encoded by the exons ATGATGCTGGATCTGGAATGTGAGGGTTTGATTCTTGAGATGTTCCAGAATTTCATGAAACTCATTAG GTCCAACCATCCACCTGCTGTTTTTTCAGCCATGGAAACCATTATGACAAATGTGTTAgaagaaagtgaagaaatcTCCTCAGATCTTCTCAGGCCTATTTTAGCTAGTGtcagaaaggaaaataaa GAAGCCGCTTCGATTTCATGGAAATTGGGCGAAAAGGTTATGTCGAACTGTGCTACTAAGCTCCAGCCCTATCTTATGGGTGCAGTTCAGTCTCTTGGTGCTTCTTTGGATGACTACGCCCCGATTGTTATTTCGATATGCCAAAACGGAACTGATAGCGTTGGTGCTGGGAATCATTCG GAAAATGCAAAGAACGAGGAGAAGGGGATGAATTCAAACGAGGCAACGCTG GTGGCGCAGACGCATATGCCAAATGCAAGTATTGAAGAGAATCCTCGAACTGATGCTGCTTCAGAATCATTGATATCCAATGGTACAGGTGCAGCCAGGAATGGCAACATACTGAAGGCATCGTCGAGAAAATCACAAAAACGTAGTGAACAGTCAAAAACGACAGAAACCAAAATACCTGACAGTGTAGAGTCTACGAAGGCAGAGGACACGTTAGACCTTGTACCGAAGAAACGAGGCAGGAAACCCAACTCGTTAATGAATCCAGATGAAGGCTATGATCATTATTGGATTGGAAAAGGACGGGAACGGTTCAGGCTATCCAATTGCAAAAAGTCCAATGACCAAGAAACTAAATTTTCTCCTGTAAGCCTAAGAGTGGACAAGACTTCTTTGCCAACAGAGATAAATGAGAACATGAAAAAGATGGAAGAAGTAGCTCGAGCTCGGTCAACGAAATCAAAAGTTGTTAAGTCTAAGCAGGATAAAACAACTGAATTTTCTCCTGTAAGCCCAAGACAAGAAAAGCCTTCTTCGCCAACCGAGGTAGAGAAGGAGTCTTCTGCACATGCTGAAGAGAAACGTATACGACCTGAAGATGAAGTGGTAAATGAGAATACGAAGAAGATGGTAGAAAAATCTCAGGGAAGGTCAAAGAAATCTAAAGTTGGTAAGCCTAAGAAGGATACAGCACTCATTGATCCCGGATACGTTGTTTCAGAAGAGAACGTTTCTGTTCCCTCTGATTACGAAGAAAAACGGTCAGTGCACTTGGTTATGAAGCTGAGAGTGAAGAACACCAACGGGGACGAGTCGGTAGTCCAAAACGACGTTATAGTGAAATCTAAAGATACTAATATGGATAAGAATATTCATAATCCATCAACCTGTGAg GCAAAGGATTCCAGATCGGCCAGGTTAGAGGGTGACGATTACTCGGAAGAAACCTCCCACGAAAAAGCTACAAGGAAGCGTGCCATTGTGGAAAAAGAG GTAATGGACATATCAAGTGCTAAAGAGGAACTGGTTGGTAGGAGAATAAAGGTTTGGTGGCCCCTGGACAGGAA gTTTTATGAAGGTGTTGTTCATAGCTTTGACCCAGTGAAGAAAAGGCACAAG gtGTCATACGACGATGGCgatgaagaaatattaaaCCTCAAAACGCAACGATATGAGCTAATTGGTGCCGAGGCTCTGCTACTTGGA CTGATACAGGATGAGGAGATGGATGTCCCAAAATCCGAAGCTTCATCTGATAT tAGACTGcgaaagaggaaaaggaaaaggaaaaacaagtCAGAATCAGACAAGGAGGAAATAAACGGTTCTTCAACCAGAAG GGGTAGAGCTTCAGCCAAGAGGAAATCGGAAGCTAAATCATCGACGTTGAGCAAGAAAGCTGCCAACAGTTCCATGCTCGACGATGGAGGGAGCATCAATAATAGTACAAAAGGAAATGATAAAAACCTCGTAAACTTGATAAAAAACAGTAGACTAAGGATTACCTTAAAGTCCAAGCCGAATGGTGGCCGGGATTAA